The genomic region GGCTACCGATAATTATTGGTAAAAACTTCGATAAGTTTCCTGAAGCCAAACAATTGGAAAAACTAGCTGGCTTATTTTCAGTAGCTTCTGCTGAAGAATTATTTAAAATCATGACCAAAATGGTCAAAGACGAGCAATTCCGCTCCAAAACCGGAATGATCAGTGGTCACTTTATTAATAGCAATACCGGTGCTACACAAAGTGTATTATCCTACTTAAAAAGAAATCATTAATTTTTTAGCTGGATATTAAGAAATTCTATTAAAATTCATTTAAAAAATACCGTTAAAAGCTTATTCGTTGTAATTTCGACCTATTCAACAATACATAAAGATATGAAACGATTAATTTTATTAGGTGGATTTTTGGCAATAAGCGCAACTTCATTACTTTCTTGTCGGGAAGAACCTAAAAAAACCGTTGTAAAAGAAGTTGAAGTAGAAAAAACCGAAAACGAGGGTATCCTAGAACGTACTGCTAAAAAAGTAGACAAAAAAGTGAACGAACAGATCGATGAAGAGATCGACAAGATCGGCGACGACAATTAAAGCATTTAACATAAAAACACCACACATTAAATTTTTAAAACAGTTTTATTAAAATTTTACAACAACTTTTGGATAGACTGTTCAATTTCATTTTAATTTTGTTGTAAACCACTAAACCAAAAACTATGAAACGTTATTTTTTAATATTAGCTTCTTTCTTAACGATTTCTTTTACGATGAATTCGTGTAGAGAAACTACTGAAGATAAAACTGATGATACCGAACTTAATGATGGTATGATTGAAGATCAGGAAGACGAAATGGATGATTACAATGATGATGACAACGGTGTAATAAATGATGTAAAAGAAGCTGGGGAAGACGTTGGGGACGCTGTAGAAAATGCAGCAAACGAAACTGGTGATGCTGTGAATACTGCAGTAGACGAAACAGGAAATGCCATTGACGAAGCGACTGATGAAATCGATGGATCAGACGATAATTAAAAATAAATAAACAAAAAATATAACTTATGAAAAAAGGTCTAATTATTTTAGCAGCTTTTGTGGCCACTTTAGTTTTAACTTCCTGCCGAGAAGAAAAATCTGGTGTAGAAAAAGCCGCAGATAGTGTTGAGGATGCAGCTGACGATGTTGGTGATGCTGTAGAAGATGCTGTAGATTAAATTAATAGTGTACAATTAACATATTACTAGCCAAAAAATAAGCCCTTTCGTTTTGAAAGGGCTTATTTTTTGGTTTCTTTTCTTAATTTCTATTGATAGACTTTGATATAATCAATATAGAATTTTGCAGGAAAAATACTATCGTCTACATCAGGTCCTCCAAAGTTACCTCCAATAGCCATATTTAGCAAAAAATAGAATTTATGGCGAAAAGGATAATGCTCATCATCTTTTATTTCTGGCGAAAAAGTATATACCTTTTCTCCATCGATATAATAAACTATTTCTTGTTTAGACCATTCTACCTTATATATATGAAAATCGTCTTCTACATTATCGATTTTCGTCACTGTAGTACTGGCATGATCCCCATGAGTTGCGGGGGTATGCAAGGTCGTATGCAAGGTATCTTTCATTCGTCCAACATATTCCATTATGTCGATTTCTCCGGAAGCGGGCCAACCTACCTCTCCAATATTATCTCCTAACATCCAGATTGCCGGCCAAATCCCGTGTCCCCCGGGAACTTTAGCGCGGGTTTCTATAATACCATACTGAAACTCGAATTTATCTTTAGTATTTATGCGAGAGCTAAAATAGGAATCGCCATTTTTTTCAGCGGTAATAACCGCCAAGCCATCTTTTATTTCAAGATTTTCAGGGCGATAAAGCTGTCGCTCGTTATTTCCCCAACCACAAATATCAGGGCAGCCGTCACCATTTTCATAGCTCCAATAATCCATATTTAAGCTATTTCCATCAAAATTTTCTTCCCAGATCAATTCTTTTTCTTGTCCTTTACAGCTCTGCAAGGTCAATAACACAAGGGCTAAAACCGCTAATCTTTTCTTCATATTATTTAAATTCAAAATTAGCCTTTTTAAGATCCACAGAGTTACCACCAATCATCACTTCAAAATCCCCAGGTTCAGCTTCCCATTTCTTATTAATAGTAAAATATGTGATCATTTCTTTATCGATTATAAAATTCACCACTTTACGTTCGCCTGGTTTTAATGAAATTTTCTCAAAGGCTTTTAGTTCCAGATTTGGTCGTGTAATGCTTCCCACCAGATCATGTAAATACAACTGAACGGTTTCTTCTCCTACCATATTACCCGTATTTTTTACTGAAATTGATGCTTCTATTTTTTCGCCTTCTGAAAAGGAATCAGCACTTAGCTCGATATCCCCATATTCAAATTCGGTAAAGCTTAGTCCGAATCCAAATGGATACAATGCTTCTCTAGGAGAATCGGTATAATGCGAATAAGTCACCTGCGCCCCACCCTCTGGTCTACCGGTACTCTTTTGATTGTAGTACAAAGGTTCCATTCCTGAATTCTGAGGAAAAGATACTGGTAACTTCCCGGAAGGATTATACCTTCCAAAAAGAATTTCGGCAACCGCATTCCCATGCTGTGAACCTAAAAACCAGGATTCTACAATGGCTGGAATATTTTTAGAACTCCAACTTAAATCCATAGGGCGGCCGTTCATCAATACCATCACCACGTTTTTGTTAGCTTTTTGAACCGTTTCAATCAAATCATCCTGCACTCCGGCAAAACCAATATTGGTCTGGCTACGCCCCTCGCCCGTTTGAAAAGCATCTTCACCAACCACTAATACCACTAAATCTGCCTGTTTAGCTAATTTTTCAGCTTCGGCGAAACCACTTTTATCATCTTTATTAAAAGTCATAGGATTTAAAAAAGACCGATCTCCGGTTGAAAGTTTTGCCCCTTCAGCATAAGTTATCTTCACGCCTTTTGGCGTATAATTTCTAATTCCTTCTAAGACTGAAACTGCAGAATTTTCTACCGCATGCGCTCTCCAGTTTCCTAAAGGCGAATCTTTATCGTTTGCCAATGGCCCTATAACCGCAATGTTTTTAATAGAATTTTTAATGGGTAAAATATCATTCTCATTCTTTAAAAGTACGATCGATTTTTTACCGGCTTCCAAAGCCACTTCCTGATTTGCTTCAGAGTATAATTCAGATTTCTCGAAAGCTTCATCGCAATACTTATAGGGATCATCAAAAAGTCCTAATCTGAATTTTACACGAAGAATCCTTTTTACGGCATCGTCGATCAATTTTTCAGCAACTTTACCTTCTTCCACCAGTTCTTTTAAGGACGACTCGTAAGCACCACCTTCCATATCCATGTCGCTACCGGCTTTTACTGCTAATTCAGCAGCGGCTTTTTTATCTTTAGCAACGCCATGCGGAATAAGTTCGGTTATCGATCCCCAATCTGATACTACAAATCCATCCCAATGCCACTTGCCTTTTAGCAAATCTCGTTGTAAATAGGTACTTGCAGTTGCCGGCACACCGTCTATCTCGTTAAACGAGTTCATAAATGTAGCCACCCCTGCAGCTGCGGCAGCTTTAAACGGTGGTAAAATGGTATTATTTAATTCATAAATACCAATATTTACCGTGTTATAATCTCTACCTCCTTCAGCAAAACCATAACCGGCAAAGTGCTTGGCACAGGCCGCGATAGTTTTAGGATCTGAAAGATCATTTCCCTGAAAGCCTTTAATTCGGGCTACTGCTATTTTTGAGTTTAGATAAGGATCTTCACCGGCACCTTCCATAATTCGGCCCCATCGTGCATCGCGAGAAATATCCATCATTGGGGCAAATGTCCAATGAACACCTGCCGCTGCAGTTTCCCTACCGGCAACTCTTGCCGTTTTTTCCATGAGTTCTAAATCCCAGCTGGCACTTTCACCAAGCGGAACAGGAAACATGGTTTGATAACCATGAATTACATCATACCCAAAAATCAACGGAATTTTGAGTCGGCTATTTTCCATGACGATCTTTTGTGCCTGGCGAGTATGTTCTACAGAGGTCACATTAAGCATCGATCCTACCAGTCCGTTTTTAAGATTTTCGAGTTTCTTTTCGTTATCAGTTCCAGTCGCGGGACCGGTAACATCCCAGCTACCATTGTACTGCACCATCTGCCCTATTTTCTCATCAAGGGTCATTAAAGCTAAAACCGAATCTATTTTCTGCTCGATATCTCGAGGATCCTGATCACTTTTCTTAAACCCTGGCTTTTCATAGGTCGAGAATGCCAAGAAACCCAGTGACAGAACTACTCCAATTATTGCTACTCTTTTTTTCATATCCAAAAATTAAAAAGGGGCTACGAGGAAGAACAGCTTAACCTCCAGGCAACCCCTATTTTATTAAAAGTTAATCCGATATTATGTGTTATGATTTATTGATAAACTTTCACATAATCTACTTCCATGGTATCTTCACTGAAATTAGGGTCTATATCTCCTCCTAGGTTACCACCCATGGCAACATTTAGAATTAAGAAAAACGGCTGATTAAACGGTGTATCTGCACTGTTTTTATATTCATGAAATACGATATCATCTACAGCAAAAAGAATATGATCTGCCGTCCATTCCAAAGTATAGGTATGGAATTCTGAATCTACATTTTCAACTTCAGTCCCTTTAGAAATTCCGTCTCCGCCTGAGTTCCCGGGCATATGAAGTGTTCCTAACACATGACCAAGATCATTACCTACATGCTCCATAATATCAATCTCTCCGGAAGCAGGCCAGTTTACCTCGGCAAAATTTGATCCTAGCATCCAAATCGCAGGCCATGTACCTGCTGCACCTGGAAGTTTAGCTCTTACCTCTACTCTACCGTACTTAAATTCCTGCTTATCCATTGTAGTAATTCTTGCAGAAGAATAATCAAAGCCATTCGTACTTTCAGCAATCGCATTGATCTTTAAGCTACCATCACTTACCACTGCATTATCTGCTGTATAATACTGTTTTTCGTTATTTCCCCAGCCATTGTCACCATTACCGGTTTCAATATTCCAGCTATCGGCGTCTAGCGCATTCCCATCAAATTCTTCTTCCCACACCAGGTTTTCGAATTCAGTTTCCAGCTCTTTTCCTTCGGCAGAATTATTTCCGCCACCTGCTCCACCTTCAGGATCAGTAGTAAGTTTTAAATACCATGCTTCTGCAGCATTTCCTCCAGATTGTGTTCTAACCTGCATATAATCTTCAGTAATTTCCAGAATCTCATACGTACTGGTTCCTAAATAATAACTTAAGAAACCTCCATCTGAAATCATCATTTGGGTTCCAGTGGTTTCATCTTCCGGATAAATAGTTGGTGCTGCAGAAAGACTTACATTTTTAACTCCCGAAGTATCATAATCGAAACATTGATCCCCAGTTCCATTAGTTCCTCCAGCGGCATTTAATGAATTGGTATTAAAAAACGTAGCTCCATTATTATCCAGTTCGTATAAAATATTTCCGTTTTCATCAAGACTAAAGGTCATACTATCATCATAAATACATTCGTCTTTCTTCTCAAAAGGAGCAGCATTATACCAATCTGATGTTTTAACATCGATTGGTCCAAGCGCTAAGTGCGATGGCAAAGCTGCTGCAACATACCATGTTTTAGAATCGTCTCCTGTAAGCAACGATTTAGTTTCTGGATCATCAAATTCGCTAAAAACTGTTACGCTTGTTGTCATTGATGATGAAGTACCACCCGTACCGGTAGCAATTACAGTCACTATATACTCATTTACTCCGGTTGACGTAAACGAGTGCATTACATTACCGTTAGATACGTTTGTTGAAGTATTATCTCCAAAGGCGAATTTATAATTTATTGCATTATCTGCTGAAGCCATAAACTGCACCTGCCCGCTACCATCTCCATAAGGATTATCGGCATCTGCATTTACAATAGTTGCTTCTAAAGAAAGATTTGAAGGCGCCACGACTTCTCCAAAGTCGTGATCATCATCCTGGCAGCTTTGTAAAAAGCTACCAAGAATGATCATAAGGCCTAGTATATATTTAAAATTCTTCATTTTTTTAGTCATTTTTAATTTGAATATCATCAAAGTAGAACGTACCACCTTCTGTGTTTCCGAAGCCATAAAAAACAACCACGGTATCATAACCGGCATTAGGATCAAAGGCTCCAAAACTTGTAAGATCAAAATCAAGTTCTTCCCACGCGTTTGCTACAGTGGTTGTTTGCTGTACCTCTGCTATCACTGATGGATTGCCATTAGCATCTGGTTCTGACTTAGAATTTTCTAATTTCAATAGAATCGTTGCTCCTGTTTTAGGTGACCAGGTTTTTATAGAGATCGTTGTCCCCTTGCTAAAGTCTATTGCTCCACCCAAACGTTGGGAAACACCGGCCCAGGTTTCTGCTCCGTCATTCTTCACAAGCTCGGTTACTT from Zunongwangia profunda SM-A87 harbors:
- a CDS encoding glycoside hydrolase family 16 protein; translation: MKKRLAVLALVLLTLQSCKGQEKELIWEENFDGNSLNMDYWSYENGDGCPDICGWGNNERQLYRPENLEIKDGLAVITAEKNGDSYFSSRINTKDKFEFQYGIIETRAKVPGGHGIWPAIWMLGDNIGEVGWPASGEIDIMEYVGRMKDTLHTTLHTPATHGDHASTTVTKIDNVEDDFHIYKVEWSKQEIVYYIDGEKVYTFSPEIKDDEHYPFRHKFYFLLNMAIGGNFGGPDVDDSIFPAKFYIDYIKVYQ
- the bglX gene encoding beta-glucosidase BglX, with product MKKRVAIIGVVLSLGFLAFSTYEKPGFKKSDQDPRDIEQKIDSVLALMTLDEKIGQMVQYNGSWDVTGPATGTDNEKKLENLKNGLVGSMLNVTSVEHTRQAQKIVMENSRLKIPLIFGYDVIHGYQTMFPVPLGESASWDLELMEKTARVAGRETAAAGVHWTFAPMMDISRDARWGRIMEGAGEDPYLNSKIAVARIKGFQGNDLSDPKTIAACAKHFAGYGFAEGGRDYNTVNIGIYELNNTILPPFKAAAAAGVATFMNSFNEIDGVPATASTYLQRDLLKGKWHWDGFVVSDWGSITELIPHGVAKDKKAAAELAVKAGSDMDMEGGAYESSLKELVEEGKVAEKLIDDAVKRILRVKFRLGLFDDPYKYCDEAFEKSELYSEANQEVALEAGKKSIVLLKNENDILPIKNSIKNIAVIGPLANDKDSPLGNWRAHAVENSAVSVLEGIRNYTPKGVKITYAEGAKLSTGDRSFLNPMTFNKDDKSGFAEAEKLAKQADLVVLVVGEDAFQTGEGRSQTNIGFAGVQDDLIETVQKANKNVVMVLMNGRPMDLSWSSKNIPAIVESWFLGSQHGNAVAEILFGRYNPSGKLPVSFPQNSGMEPLYYNQKSTGRPEGGAQVTYSHYTDSPREALYPFGFGLSFTEFEYGDIELSADSFSEGEKIEASISVKNTGNMVGEETVQLYLHDLVGSITRPNLELKAFEKISLKPGERKVVNFIIDKEMITYFTINKKWEAEPGDFEVMIGGNSVDLKKANFEFK
- a CDS encoding glycoside hydrolase family 16 protein, with protein sequence MKNFKYILGLMIILGSFLQSCQDDDHDFGEVVAPSNLSLEATIVNADADNPYGDGSGQVQFMASADNAINYKFAFGDNTSTNVSNGNVMHSFTSTGVNEYIVTVIATGTGGTSSSMTTSVTVFSEFDDPETKSLLTGDDSKTWYVAAALPSHLALGPIDVKTSDWYNAAPFEKKDECIYDDSMTFSLDENGNILYELDNNGATFFNTNSLNAAGGTNGTGDQCFDYDTSGVKNVSLSAAPTIYPEDETTGTQMMISDGGFLSYYLGTSTYEILEITEDYMQVRTQSGGNAAEAWYLKLTTDPEGGAGGGNNSAEGKELETEFENLVWEEEFDGNALDADSWNIETGNGDNGWGNNEKQYYTADNAVVSDGSLKINAIAESTNGFDYSSARITTMDKQEFKYGRVEVRAKLPGAAGTWPAIWMLGSNFAEVNWPASGEIDIMEHVGNDLGHVLGTLHMPGNSGGDGISKGTEVENVDSEFHTYTLEWTADHILFAVDDIVFHEYKNSADTPFNQPFFLILNVAMGGNLGGDIDPNFSEDTMEVDYVKVYQ